The Xiphophorus maculatus strain JP 163 A chromosome 23, X_maculatus-5.0-male, whole genome shotgun sequence genome contains a region encoding:
- the LOC111606994 gene encoding solute carrier family 43 member 3-like: MQVLENKLSVRRCLTFVTGLVECLCFAGVVFGWASLVFVLKEDGYFSSLCFNTTGVNGTQILDCSAQDEQFSLIFTITSFINNFFALPNGFLFDHFGTTVARLLAIFLYTTGSLMVALSSPALSFLLFLALPLLAVGGILFLITNMQIGNLFDSRRSTIINLYNGAFDSSSALFLIIKLLHESGVSLRTSFLFLSACSVVHILRTFFLLPRTFIPHPLPDRYAYGVSCGPLETMSSEVTANSCALTGTEDTPFTKDVPLKQEKTFRECLLSKFFVGHLLWLSVMQLRHFLFIGTLNPMLLRLTDGDSSLVSQYTNAFAFTQLCAVLCAPWNGLIMDRHRGKPRAAGETEHEADLRASVLSLFLTALQCVLFSLCASIPSLPLQYLTFILQVLNRSFLYGGNAAFISVAFPSCHFGKLYGLVMVLSAVFSLLQYPCFALVKGPLGGDPLYVNVGLTLLSVLAFMHPVFVYMHCRNLASERAKSKASS; encoded by the exons ATGCAGGTGTTGGAGAACAAGTTGTCGGTGCGACGCTGCCTCACCTTCGTTACGGGCCTGGTGGAGTGTCTGTGCTTCGCCGGGGTCGTGTTCGGATGggcttctcttgtttttgtccTCAAGGAGGACGGCTACTTCAGCTCTCTGTGCTTTAACACAACAGGAGTCAATGGCACTCAGATATTAG ACTGCAGTGCACAAGATGAGCagttttcacttattttcacCATCACCTCTTTTATAAACAACTTTTTCGCGCTGCCCAACGGCTTCCTTTTTGATCACTTTGGTACCACAGTGGCTCGACTCTTGGCAAT ATTTCTTTACACCACTGGCTCCCTGATGGTGGCGCTCTCTTCACCGG CTCTGTCTTTCCTGCTCTTCCTAGCTCTCCCCCTTTTGGCTGTGGGAGgcattttatttctgatcaCAAACATGCAG ATTGGAAACCTGTTTGACTCACGTCGCTCTACCATAATCAATCTTTATAATGGAGCTTTTGATTCTTCCTCAGCACTCTTCCTCATCATTAAG TTGTTACATGAGTCTGGCGTCTCTCTCCGCActtccttcctctttctgtcGGCCTGCAGCGTCGTCCACATCCTCAGGACGTTCTTCCTGCTGCCCAGAACCTTCATTCCTCACCCACTGCCTGATCGCTACGCGTACGG GGTTTCTTGTGGTCCATTAGAGACTATGAGCAGTGAGGTGACTGCAAACAGCTGTGCACTTACAGGAACAGAGGACACACCGTTTACAAAGGACGTCCCTCTAAAACAAG AGAAGACCTTCCGAGAGTGTTTGCTGTCCAAGTTCTTTGTGGGCCACCTGCTCTGGCTGTCGGTGATGCAGCTCAGGCACTTCCTGTTCATCGGGACCCTCAACCCCATGCTGCTCAGGCTGACAGACGGAGATTCCTCTCTGG TGAGCCAGTACACCAACGCCTTTGCTTTCACCCAGCTGTGCGCTGTGCTGTGCGCTCCCTGGAACGGCCTCATCATGGACAGACACAGGGGAAAACCTCGGGCTGCCG GAGAGACGGAGCATGAGGCCGACCTGAGGGCGTCTGTGCTTTCTTTATTCCTGACGGCGCTGCAGTGCGTCTTGTTCTCTCTGTGTGCCTCCATCCCCTCCCTGCCGCTTCAGTACCTCACCTTCATCCTGCAGGTGCTGAACCGCTCCTTCCTCTACGGCGGCAACGCAGCCTTCATCAGCGTGGC GTTTCCATCTTGCCACTTTGGGAAGCTGTACGGTCTGGTCATGGTTCTGTCTGCAGTGTTTTCTCTGCTGCAGTATCCCTGCTTTGCTCTGGTGAAAGGACCTCTGGGTGGAGATCCTTTATAC GTGAACGTCGGCCTGACGCTGCTCAGCGTGTTAGCCTTCATGCATCCCGTCTTCGTCTACATGCATTGTCGAAATCTTGCCTCTGAGAGAGCAAAGAGCAAAGCTTCATCTTAA
- the LOC102238418 gene encoding solute carrier family 43 member 3-like isoform X1 has translation MPEPQSKFSVRRCLTFATGLLECLCFAGAVFGWAALVFVLKEDRYFSFLCVNGTGVNGTQTLDCSAQDEQFSLIFTIASFMNNFLTLPNGFLFDRFGTTVTRLYGIFLYTMGTLMVAFSSSALAYLLFPALSFLAVGGILLLMTNMQVGNLFGSRRSTIITLYNGAFDSSSALFLIVKLLHEIGVSLRAAFLFLSACSVIHILRTFFLLPRNLIPYPLPDRYTYGVSCGKSVTASAEVAANGEALPAAEETPLTNNAPVKQGPVFNKKHKDYYLHISFIWCRFISFCCFTGFNNFVSLFALSEKTFRECLLSRFFLWHLLWLSVMQLRHYLFIGTLNPMLQRLTGGQPSLVSQYTNAFAITQLCGVLCAPWNGLIMDRHKGKPRAAGETEQEADLRATVLSLFLTALQCVLFSLCASTPYLPLQYLTFILQVLNRSFLYGGNAAFISVAFPSCHFGKLYGLVMALSAVFSLLQYPCFALVKGPLGGDPLYVNVGLTLLSVLAFIHPVFVYMHCRNLASERAKSKASS, from the exons ATGCCGGAGCCGCAGAGCAAGTTTTCGGTGCGACGCTGCCTCACCTTTGCCACAGGCCTGCTGGAGTGTCTCTGTTTCGCTGGAGCTGTGTTTGGGTGGGCTGCCCTTGTTTTTGTCCTCAAAGAAGACCGTTACTTCAGCTTTCTGTGTGTTAACGGCACAGGCGTCAACGGCACGCAAACTCTCG ACTGCAGTGCACAGGATGAACAGTTCTCGCTCATTTTCACCATCGCCTCTTTTATGAATAACTTTCTGACGCTGCCCAATGGTTTCCTGTTTGATCGATTTGGTACCACAGTGACTCGACTCTATGGAAt ATTCCTTTACACCATGGGCACCTTGATGGTGGCTTTCTCCTCCTCAG CTCTGGCCTACCTGCTCTTTCCGGCTCTTTCTTTTCTGGCTGTTGGAGGCATCTTACTTCTCATGACAAACATGCAG GTTGGAAACCTGTTTGGCTCCCGCCGTTCCACCATTATCACTCTCTACAACGGGGCATTTGATTCTTCCTCAGCGCTCTTCCTCATCGTCAAG ctgttgCATGAGATTGGTGTCTCTCTTCGTGCCGCCTTCCTCTTTCTGTCGGCCTGCAGCGTCATCCACATCCTCAGGACGTTCTTCCTGCTCCCCAGAAACCTTATTCCTTACCCGCTGCCGGATCGCTACACATATGG AGTCTCTTGTGGTAAATCGGTGACTGCGAGCGCAGAGGTGGCAGCAAATGGTGAGGCGCTTCCAGCAGCTGAAGAAACGCCTCTCACAAACAATGCTCCTGTCAAACAAGGTCcagtatttaacaaaaaacacaaagactatTATTTACATATCTCTTTTATCTGGTgtagatttatttctttttgttgttttactggATTTAATAACTTTGTGTCTCTTTTTGCCCTTTCAGAGAAGACTTTCCGAGAGTGTTTGCTGTCCAGGTTCTTTTTGTGGCACCTGCTCTGGCTGTCGGTGATGCAGCTCAGGCACTACCTGTTCATCGGCACGCTCAACCCCATGCTGCAGCGGCTGACTGGAGGACAGCCCTCACTGG TGAGCCAGTACACCAACGCCTTTGCCATCACCCAGCTGTGTGGAGTGCTGTGCGCTCCCTGGAACGGCCTCATCATGGACCGACATAAAGGCAAACCGCGAGCTGCAG GAGAGACGGAGCAGGAAGCTGATCTGCGGGCGACCGTGCTTTCTTTATTCCTGACGGCGCTGCAGTGCGTCTTGTTCTCTCTGTGTGCCTCCACCCCTTACCTCCCACTTCAGTACCTCACCTTCATCCTGCAGGTGCTGAACCGCTCCTTCCTCTACGGCGGCAACGCAGCCTTCATCAGCGTGGC GTTTCCATCTTGCCACTTTGGGAAGCTGTACGGTCTGGTCATGGCTCTGTCTGCAGTGTTTTCTCTGCTGCAGTATCCCTGCTTTGCTCTGGTGAAAGGACCTCTGGGTGGAGATCCTTTATAT GTGAACGTCGGCCTGACGCTGCTCAGCGTGTTAGCCTTCATACATCCCGTCTTCGTCTACATGCATTGTCGAAATCTTGCCTCTGAGAGAGCAAAGAGCAAAGCTTCATCTTAA
- the LOC102238418 gene encoding solute carrier family 43 member 3-like isoform X2, with translation MPEPQSKFSVRRCLTFATGLLECLCFAGAVFGWAALVFVLKEDRYFSFLCVNGTGVNGTQTLDCSAQDEQFSLIFTIASFMNNFLTLPNGFLFDRFGTTVTRLYGIFLYTMGTLMVAFSSSALAYLLFPALSFLAVGGILLLMTNMQVGNLFGSRRSTIITLYNGAFDSSSALFLIVKLLHEIGVSLRAAFLFLSACSVIHILRTFFLLPRNLIPYPLPDRYTYGVSCGKSVTASAEVAANGEALPAAEETPLTNNAPVKQEKTFRECLLSRFFLWHLLWLSVMQLRHYLFIGTLNPMLQRLTGGQPSLVSQYTNAFAITQLCGVLCAPWNGLIMDRHKGKPRAAGETEQEADLRATVLSLFLTALQCVLFSLCASTPYLPLQYLTFILQVLNRSFLYGGNAAFISVAFPSCHFGKLYGLVMALSAVFSLLQYPCFALVKGPLGGDPLYVNVGLTLLSVLAFIHPVFVYMHCRNLASERAKSKASS, from the exons ATGCCGGAGCCGCAGAGCAAGTTTTCGGTGCGACGCTGCCTCACCTTTGCCACAGGCCTGCTGGAGTGTCTCTGTTTCGCTGGAGCTGTGTTTGGGTGGGCTGCCCTTGTTTTTGTCCTCAAAGAAGACCGTTACTTCAGCTTTCTGTGTGTTAACGGCACAGGCGTCAACGGCACGCAAACTCTCG ACTGCAGTGCACAGGATGAACAGTTCTCGCTCATTTTCACCATCGCCTCTTTTATGAATAACTTTCTGACGCTGCCCAATGGTTTCCTGTTTGATCGATTTGGTACCACAGTGACTCGACTCTATGGAAt ATTCCTTTACACCATGGGCACCTTGATGGTGGCTTTCTCCTCCTCAG CTCTGGCCTACCTGCTCTTTCCGGCTCTTTCTTTTCTGGCTGTTGGAGGCATCTTACTTCTCATGACAAACATGCAG GTTGGAAACCTGTTTGGCTCCCGCCGTTCCACCATTATCACTCTCTACAACGGGGCATTTGATTCTTCCTCAGCGCTCTTCCTCATCGTCAAG ctgttgCATGAGATTGGTGTCTCTCTTCGTGCCGCCTTCCTCTTTCTGTCGGCCTGCAGCGTCATCCACATCCTCAGGACGTTCTTCCTGCTCCCCAGAAACCTTATTCCTTACCCGCTGCCGGATCGCTACACATATGG AGTCTCTTGTGGTAAATCGGTGACTGCGAGCGCAGAGGTGGCAGCAAATGGTGAGGCGCTTCCAGCAGCTGAAGAAACGCCTCTCACAAACAATGCTCCTGTCAAACAAG AGAAGACTTTCCGAGAGTGTTTGCTGTCCAGGTTCTTTTTGTGGCACCTGCTCTGGCTGTCGGTGATGCAGCTCAGGCACTACCTGTTCATCGGCACGCTCAACCCCATGCTGCAGCGGCTGACTGGAGGACAGCCCTCACTGG TGAGCCAGTACACCAACGCCTTTGCCATCACCCAGCTGTGTGGAGTGCTGTGCGCTCCCTGGAACGGCCTCATCATGGACCGACATAAAGGCAAACCGCGAGCTGCAG GAGAGACGGAGCAGGAAGCTGATCTGCGGGCGACCGTGCTTTCTTTATTCCTGACGGCGCTGCAGTGCGTCTTGTTCTCTCTGTGTGCCTCCACCCCTTACCTCCCACTTCAGTACCTCACCTTCATCCTGCAGGTGCTGAACCGCTCCTTCCTCTACGGCGGCAACGCAGCCTTCATCAGCGTGGC GTTTCCATCTTGCCACTTTGGGAAGCTGTACGGTCTGGTCATGGCTCTGTCTGCAGTGTTTTCTCTGCTGCAGTATCCCTGCTTTGCTCTGGTGAAAGGACCTCTGGGTGGAGATCCTTTATAT GTGAACGTCGGCCTGACGCTGCTCAGCGTGTTAGCCTTCATACATCCCGTCTTCGTCTACATGCATTGTCGAAATCTTGCCTCTGAGAGAGCAAAGAGCAAAGCTTCATCTTAA
- the LOC102238418 gene encoding solute carrier family 43 member 3-like isoform X3 has product MNNFLTLPNGFLFDRFGTTVTRLYGIFLYTMGTLMVAFSSSALAYLLFPALSFLAVGGILLLMTNMQVGNLFGSRRSTIITLYNGAFDSSSALFLIVKLLHEIGVSLRAAFLFLSACSVIHILRTFFLLPRNLIPYPLPDRYTYGVSCGKSVTASAEVAANGEALPAAEETPLTNNAPVKQEKTFRECLLSRFFLWHLLWLSVMQLRHYLFIGTLNPMLQRLTGGQPSLVSQYTNAFAITQLCGVLCAPWNGLIMDRHKGKPRAAGETEQEADLRATVLSLFLTALQCVLFSLCASTPYLPLQYLTFILQVLNRSFLYGGNAAFISVAFPSCHFGKLYGLVMALSAVFSLLQYPCFALVKGPLGGDPLYVNVGLTLLSVLAFIHPVFVYMHCRNLASERAKSKASS; this is encoded by the exons ATGAATAACTTTCTGACGCTGCCCAATGGTTTCCTGTTTGATCGATTTGGTACCACAGTGACTCGACTCTATGGAAt ATTCCTTTACACCATGGGCACCTTGATGGTGGCTTTCTCCTCCTCAG CTCTGGCCTACCTGCTCTTTCCGGCTCTTTCTTTTCTGGCTGTTGGAGGCATCTTACTTCTCATGACAAACATGCAG GTTGGAAACCTGTTTGGCTCCCGCCGTTCCACCATTATCACTCTCTACAACGGGGCATTTGATTCTTCCTCAGCGCTCTTCCTCATCGTCAAG ctgttgCATGAGATTGGTGTCTCTCTTCGTGCCGCCTTCCTCTTTCTGTCGGCCTGCAGCGTCATCCACATCCTCAGGACGTTCTTCCTGCTCCCCAGAAACCTTATTCCTTACCCGCTGCCGGATCGCTACACATATGG AGTCTCTTGTGGTAAATCGGTGACTGCGAGCGCAGAGGTGGCAGCAAATGGTGAGGCGCTTCCAGCAGCTGAAGAAACGCCTCTCACAAACAATGCTCCTGTCAAACAAG AGAAGACTTTCCGAGAGTGTTTGCTGTCCAGGTTCTTTTTGTGGCACCTGCTCTGGCTGTCGGTGATGCAGCTCAGGCACTACCTGTTCATCGGCACGCTCAACCCCATGCTGCAGCGGCTGACTGGAGGACAGCCCTCACTGG TGAGCCAGTACACCAACGCCTTTGCCATCACCCAGCTGTGTGGAGTGCTGTGCGCTCCCTGGAACGGCCTCATCATGGACCGACATAAAGGCAAACCGCGAGCTGCAG GAGAGACGGAGCAGGAAGCTGATCTGCGGGCGACCGTGCTTTCTTTATTCCTGACGGCGCTGCAGTGCGTCTTGTTCTCTCTGTGTGCCTCCACCCCTTACCTCCCACTTCAGTACCTCACCTTCATCCTGCAGGTGCTGAACCGCTCCTTCCTCTACGGCGGCAACGCAGCCTTCATCAGCGTGGC GTTTCCATCTTGCCACTTTGGGAAGCTGTACGGTCTGGTCATGGCTCTGTCTGCAGTGTTTTCTCTGCTGCAGTATCCCTGCTTTGCTCTGGTGAAAGGACCTCTGGGTGGAGATCCTTTATAT GTGAACGTCGGCCTGACGCTGCTCAGCGTGTTAGCCTTCATACATCCCGTCTTCGTCTACATGCATTGTCGAAATCTTGCCTCTGAGAGAGCAAAGAGCAAAGCTTCATCTTAA